A genome region from Triticum aestivum cultivar Chinese Spring chromosome 2B, IWGSC CS RefSeq v2.1, whole genome shotgun sequence includes the following:
- the LOC123042115 gene encoding peroxidase 64-like, protein MAPQLHPDRCRTWAWPWPRAPLGSVLLALAIVSLGGGGGDALSLDHYRQSCPRAEAAVAAAVRQAVAKDRTVPAGLLRLHFHDCFVRGCDASVLIDSTATNTAEKDGPPNASLHAFFVIDNAKQAVEAMCPGVVSCADILALAARDAVALSGGPSWSPLLGRGDGRVSLASDTTSALPGPGASFDQLRQAFHALGMSVKDLVVLSGGHTLGFAHCSSFQSRIHGFRPGADVDPALNPSFAAALRRACPANNTARGAGSGMDPTSATFDNAYYRMLQSGRGLLSSDEVLLTHPKTRRFVALYAARQDAFFRAFVSSMLRMSALNQPGEVRANCRRHN, encoded by the coding sequence ATGGCGCCGCAGCTGCATCCTGATCGCTGCCGCACCTGGGCCTGGCCCTGGCCACGGGCGCCGCTCGGCTCAGTGCTTCTAGCGCTAGCTATAGTGagcctgggcggcggcggcggcgatgccctGAGCCTGGACCACTACCGGCAGAGCTGCCCGAGGGCCGAGGCGGCCGTGGCCGCGGCTGTCAGGCAGGCCGTGGCCAAGGACCGCACCGTGCCGGCCGGCCTGCTCCGCCTGCAtttccacgactgcttcgtccgGGGGTGCGACGCCTCCGTCCTCATCGACTCCACGGCCACCAACACGGCGGAGAAGGACGGTCCGCCCAACGCCTCGCTGCACGCCTTCTTCGTCATCGACAACGCCAAGCAGGCCGTGGAGGCCATGTGCCCGGgcgtcgtctcctgcgccgacatcctCGCGCTCGCCGCCAGGGACGCCGTCGCGCTCTCCGGCGGCCCGTCCTGGTCGCCGCTGCTGGGGCGCGGGGACGGACGGGTGTCGCTGGCCAGCGACACCACCTCGGCGCTGCCGGGGCCCGGGGCCAGCTTCGACCAGCTCAGGCAGGCGTTCCACGCGCTGGGGATGTCGGTCAAGGACCTGGTGGTGCTCTCCGGCGGCCACACGCTGGGGTTCGCGCACTGCTCCTCCTTCCAGAGCCGCATCCACGGCTTCCGGCCCGGCGCCGACGTGGACCCGGCGCTGAACCCGTCCTTCGCGGCCGCGCTGCGCAGGGCGTGCCCGGCCAACAACACGGCCAGGGGCGCCGGGTCGGGGATGGACCCCACGTCCGCCACCTTCGACAACGCCTACTACCGGATGCTGCAGAGCGGGCGCGGGCTGCTGTCCTCCGACGAGGTGCTGCTGACGCACCCCAAGACGCGGCGGTTCGTGGCGCTGTACGCGGCGCGGCAGGACGCCTTCTTCAGGGCGTTCGTGAGCTCCATGCTGAGGATGAGCGCGCTCAACCAGCCCGGCGAGGTCCGAGCAAACTGCCGGCGACACAACTGA
- the LOC123046772 gene encoding wall-associated receptor kinase 5 isoform X2, translated as MRMFLQLGLGFVLLAAQYASGIVVPSSQCRRQCGNVEIPYPFGIDPGCSLTQGFQLSCKVQDGIPKPFRGAFEVLDISLTQGTTRVLNYILGYCYNTSTRSMEYFGRYGGFNEGDPSSPYRLSDTQNRFTVIGCSALALISDYDGTGYQGLGVATCRNLSDLVNGSCSGMGCSQTTIPKRMYYYDTTFSASVNTSQIWEFNRCSYAVLMEAAAFKFSTTYVNTNKFNDTYNGRVPMILEWAIRDVKSCDAAKQNTTGTYACLSANSKCVDSTNDQGYTCNCTNGYAGNPYLLDGCKDVNECNHNPCPSDGYCRNIAGEYRCSCRVGKKYVTESNTCNPNIGFIIGVTMGLFGLMVIVMITIFWGQMILQKRKLNKVKQEYFRKHGGVLLFDKMKSEKGLAFNVFSEAELIHATDNFDSSRIIGKGGHGTVYKGIIKNMSVAIKRCAVVDERQKKEFGQEMLILSQINHKNVVKLLGCCLEVEVPILVYEFVLNGTLFELIHGKNQASQISFNTLLRIAHEAAEGLSFLHLYASPPIIHGDVKSSNILLDDNYMAKVSDFGASILAPSDKEQFVTMVQGTCGYLDPEYMQTCQLTDKSDVYSFGVILLEILTGQLPLKLEGSEKQRSLSLIFLSAMKENNLEAVLVNHVKGQESMELLRGLADLAKKCLDMCGDNRPSMKEVADELNRLRKLSLHPWVQLGVETEVENLLGGDTTGGYEIELSGYPMGESENQPINPRSSYYAR; from the exons ATGCGTATGTTCTTGCAGCTTGGCCTTGGTTTCGTATTGCTTGCAGCACAGTATGCATCAGGAATTGTGGTTCCTAGTTCACAGTGTCGACGACAGTGTGGAAATGTTGAGATACCATACCCATTTGGTATCGATCCAGGCTGCTCGCTCACACAGGGCTTCCAGCTCAGCTGTAAGGTCCAAGACGGCATCCCAAAGCCATTCAGGGGTGCCTTTGAGGTGCTCGACATTTCTTTGACTCAAGGCACAACCCGGGTGCTGAATTACATCTTGGGCTACTGCTATAACACCTCTACCAGGAGCATGGAGTATTTTGGCCGGTACGGGGGGTTCAACGAAGGAGACCCTTCTTCTCCCTACCGGCTCTCCGACACCCAGAACAGGTTCACGGTCATCGGGTGCAGCGCCCTCGCCTTGATATCTGACTACGATGGCACAGGTTACCAGGGCTTGGGAGTCGCAACATGCCGCAATTTGTCAGACTTAGTGAACGGATCTTGCTCAGGTATGGGCTGCTCCCAGACCACAATACCAAAGAGGATGTACTACTACGACACAACTTTCTCGGCATCGGTTAACACAAGTCAAATCTGGGAGTTCAACCGCTGCAGCTATGCGGTACTAATGGAGGCAGCAGCATTTAAGTTCAGCACTACGTATGTAAACACAAACAAATTCAATGACACATATAATGGACGGGTGCCTATGATTCTTGAGTGGGCTATAAGAGATGTGAAGTCATGTGATGCTGCAAAACAGAATACAACTGGTACTTACGCATGCCTCAGCGCCAACAGCAAGTGTGTGGATTCCACCAATGACCAAGGGTACACCTGCAATTGCACCAATGGTTATGCAGGCAACCCTTATCTTCTAGACGGATGCAAAG ATGTTAATGAATGCAACCACAATCCATGCCCTTCAGATGGCTATTGTCGCAATATTGCTGGAGAATACCGGTGTTCTTGTCGAGTTGGCAAAAAATACGTCACGGAAAGCAATACATGCAACCCTAACATCGGCTTCATAATAG GAGTTACAATGGGATTATTTGGTTTAATGGTTATCGTCATGATCACTATTTTCTGGGGACAAatgatacttcaaaagagaaaATTGAATAAAGTTAAGCAAGAGTATTTCCGCAAGCATGGAGGCGTGCTTTTGTTTGATAAGATGAAATCGGAGAAAGGTCTGGCTTTCAATGTATTTTCAGAAGCAGAACTCATACATGCCACCGACAACTTTGACAGTAGCAGAATAATTGGAAAAGGAGGCCATGGGACTGTCTATAAAGGTATAATAAAGAACATGTCGGTTGCAATTAAAAGATGTGCAGTAGTTGACGAGAGACAGAAGAAGGAATTTGGCCAGGAGATGCTCATTTTGTCCCAAATCAATCACAAGAATGTTGTCAAACTCTTGGGTTGCTGCCTTGAGGTGGAAGTTCCAATTCTAGTATATGAGTTTGTCCTAAATGGTACACTATTTGAGCTTATCCATGGCAAGAACCAAGCATCGCAAATATCTTTCAACACTCTCTTAAGGATTGCTCATGAAGCAGCTGAAGGACTCAGCTTTTTGCATTTGTATGCATCTCCCCCAATAATTCATGGTGATGTGAAAAGTTCCAACATCCTACTTGATGATAACTACATGGCCAAAGTGTCAGACTTCGGAGCCTCCATACTAGCGCCATCTGACAAAGAGCAATTTGTCACAATGGTTCAAGGTACTTGCGGTTACCTTGATCCCGAATATATGCAAACATGCCAGTTAACAGACAAAAGCGATGTGTACAGTTTTGGAGTTATTCTTCTAGAGATTCTCACAGGCCAGCTGCCACTGAAGCTCGAGGGGTCTGAGAAGCAAAGAAGCTTGTCATTGATTTTCTTGTCTGCAATGAAGGAGAATAATCTAGAAGCTGTGTTGGTGAACCACGTGAAAGGCCAAGAGAgcatggagttgttgagaggacttgcagaCCTGGCTAAGAAATGCCTAGACATGTGTGGCGACAACAGACCCTCCATGAAAGAGGTCGCTGATGAACTCAACAGATTGAGGAAACTTTCACTGCATCCCTGGGTACAACTCGGCGTCGAGACAGAAGTAGAAAACCTTCTTGGAGGAGATACTACTGGTGGGTATGAAATAGAATTAAGTGGTTATCCTATGGGCGAGAGTGAGAACCAACCCATAAACCCTAGAAGTTCCTATTATGCAAGGTGA
- the LOC123046772 gene encoding wall-associated receptor kinase 5 isoform X1 — MCDGLDENPARLRSELTTTAPVGVVSLLGGVVKPNNMRMFLQLGLGFVLLAAQYASGIVVPSSQCRRQCGNVEIPYPFGIDPGCSLTQGFQLSCKVQDGIPKPFRGAFEVLDISLTQGTTRVLNYILGYCYNTSTRSMEYFGRYGGFNEGDPSSPYRLSDTQNRFTVIGCSALALISDYDGTGYQGLGVATCRNLSDLVNGSCSGMGCSQTTIPKRMYYYDTTFSASVNTSQIWEFNRCSYAVLMEAAAFKFSTTYVNTNKFNDTYNGRVPMILEWAIRDVKSCDAAKQNTTGTYACLSANSKCVDSTNDQGYTCNCTNGYAGNPYLLDGCKDVNECNHNPCPSDGYCRNIAGEYRCSCRVGKKYVTESNTCNPNIGFIIGVTMGLFGLMVIVMITIFWGQMILQKRKLNKVKQEYFRKHGGVLLFDKMKSEKGLAFNVFSEAELIHATDNFDSSRIIGKGGHGTVYKGIIKNMSVAIKRCAVVDERQKKEFGQEMLILSQINHKNVVKLLGCCLEVEVPILVYEFVLNGTLFELIHGKNQASQISFNTLLRIAHEAAEGLSFLHLYASPPIIHGDVKSSNILLDDNYMAKVSDFGASILAPSDKEQFVTMVQGTCGYLDPEYMQTCQLTDKSDVYSFGVILLEILTGQLPLKLEGSEKQRSLSLIFLSAMKENNLEAVLVNHVKGQESMELLRGLADLAKKCLDMCGDNRPSMKEVADELNRLRKLSLHPWVQLGVETEVENLLGGDTTGGYEIELSGYPMGESENQPINPRSSYYAR, encoded by the exons ATGTGCGACGGTTTGGATGAAAATCCTGCTCGTCTTCGGTCGGAGCTGACGACGACGGCGCCCGTGGGTGTCGTTTCTCTCCTTGGAGGCGTTGTCAAG CCGAACAATATGCGTATGTTCTTGCAGCTTGGCCTTGGTTTCGTATTGCTTGCAGCACAGTATGCATCAGGAATTGTGGTTCCTAGTTCACAGTGTCGACGACAGTGTGGAAATGTTGAGATACCATACCCATTTGGTATCGATCCAGGCTGCTCGCTCACACAGGGCTTCCAGCTCAGCTGTAAGGTCCAAGACGGCATCCCAAAGCCATTCAGGGGTGCCTTTGAGGTGCTCGACATTTCTTTGACTCAAGGCACAACCCGGGTGCTGAATTACATCTTGGGCTACTGCTATAACACCTCTACCAGGAGCATGGAGTATTTTGGCCGGTACGGGGGGTTCAACGAAGGAGACCCTTCTTCTCCCTACCGGCTCTCCGACACCCAGAACAGGTTCACGGTCATCGGGTGCAGCGCCCTCGCCTTGATATCTGACTACGATGGCACAGGTTACCAGGGCTTGGGAGTCGCAACATGCCGCAATTTGTCAGACTTAGTGAACGGATCTTGCTCAGGTATGGGCTGCTCCCAGACCACAATACCAAAGAGGATGTACTACTACGACACAACTTTCTCGGCATCGGTTAACACAAGTCAAATCTGGGAGTTCAACCGCTGCAGCTATGCGGTACTAATGGAGGCAGCAGCATTTAAGTTCAGCACTACGTATGTAAACACAAACAAATTCAATGACACATATAATGGACGGGTGCCTATGATTCTTGAGTGGGCTATAAGAGATGTGAAGTCATGTGATGCTGCAAAACAGAATACAACTGGTACTTACGCATGCCTCAGCGCCAACAGCAAGTGTGTGGATTCCACCAATGACCAAGGGTACACCTGCAATTGCACCAATGGTTATGCAGGCAACCCTTATCTTCTAGACGGATGCAAAG ATGTTAATGAATGCAACCACAATCCATGCCCTTCAGATGGCTATTGTCGCAATATTGCTGGAGAATACCGGTGTTCTTGTCGAGTTGGCAAAAAATACGTCACGGAAAGCAATACATGCAACCCTAACATCGGCTTCATAATAG GAGTTACAATGGGATTATTTGGTTTAATGGTTATCGTCATGATCACTATTTTCTGGGGACAAatgatacttcaaaagagaaaATTGAATAAAGTTAAGCAAGAGTATTTCCGCAAGCATGGAGGCGTGCTTTTGTTTGATAAGATGAAATCGGAGAAAGGTCTGGCTTTCAATGTATTTTCAGAAGCAGAACTCATACATGCCACCGACAACTTTGACAGTAGCAGAATAATTGGAAAAGGAGGCCATGGGACTGTCTATAAAGGTATAATAAAGAACATGTCGGTTGCAATTAAAAGATGTGCAGTAGTTGACGAGAGACAGAAGAAGGAATTTGGCCAGGAGATGCTCATTTTGTCCCAAATCAATCACAAGAATGTTGTCAAACTCTTGGGTTGCTGCCTTGAGGTGGAAGTTCCAATTCTAGTATATGAGTTTGTCCTAAATGGTACACTATTTGAGCTTATCCATGGCAAGAACCAAGCATCGCAAATATCTTTCAACACTCTCTTAAGGATTGCTCATGAAGCAGCTGAAGGACTCAGCTTTTTGCATTTGTATGCATCTCCCCCAATAATTCATGGTGATGTGAAAAGTTCCAACATCCTACTTGATGATAACTACATGGCCAAAGTGTCAGACTTCGGAGCCTCCATACTAGCGCCATCTGACAAAGAGCAATTTGTCACAATGGTTCAAGGTACTTGCGGTTACCTTGATCCCGAATATATGCAAACATGCCAGTTAACAGACAAAAGCGATGTGTACAGTTTTGGAGTTATTCTTCTAGAGATTCTCACAGGCCAGCTGCCACTGAAGCTCGAGGGGTCTGAGAAGCAAAGAAGCTTGTCATTGATTTTCTTGTCTGCAATGAAGGAGAATAATCTAGAAGCTGTGTTGGTGAACCACGTGAAAGGCCAAGAGAgcatggagttgttgagaggacttgcagaCCTGGCTAAGAAATGCCTAGACATGTGTGGCGACAACAGACCCTCCATGAAAGAGGTCGCTGATGAACTCAACAGATTGAGGAAACTTTCACTGCATCCCTGGGTACAACTCGGCGTCGAGACAGAAGTAGAAAACCTTCTTGGAGGAGATACTACTGGTGGGTATGAAATAGAATTAAGTGGTTATCCTATGGGCGAGAGTGAGAACCAACCCATAAACCCTAGAAGTTCCTATTATGCAAGGTGA